The window TCTCAGAAAGCTAACAGCTGATGAATTCTgagtaaaacaattttgaaaactatACTTCAATTTTTAagtaaattgcaaattttgatgatagCAAGAGAAATGTTGAAACTGCACAAACCACATCATGAAAAGTCCTTTCACAACTGTTCTGAGgtatatgtaatatatgtatCCAAAAAATCAACCTAAACTTCTATATGAAACCATATGTGGGTTAGAGTTCAATATAAAACAGCACACTAGCATACTGGTATGCCATCCATTTCACGGTTTGCTACTTTTTAAGACTTTGCACTCATACATAAATATGACACACACTGCGGCAAGATTCATGATATTACATAGATGTTGATTTTGTGTAACTTTTCTTGGTATTTCTTACCTTCTTCCTGAGTTTTTTAATTGACATTGCATTGTCTTCAGCTGTTTCAAGAACTGACTTGATGGTAGACTCCCAGCGAAACTTCTCTGTAATGTAAAAGATATTTGTATGGTATttgtacaatgttttttttttctgtattgacTAATAAAACAGGCAATACCTAGCATATTGTAATAATCATTTACTGGTCTCTGAAATTTGTAAGAATCTTTTGACATCAGTTAAGGTAGTTAACACCTCGAAAAACaaagacttaaattttaaaCTTGCTCAAACTTCCTCCATCAAgccttcaaccattctctttcaaagtcaagaataaaatatttcaggGTCACCGTGGATATTTTTGTACTATATTAAACGggtggagaaacaaattttgcaatatttgaaattcaaaatagccaccatttctgttttttttcctcATTATCACTAAACTAAGCCAATGAAACTTTTCTTGATTTAATAAActaaatgagccccaacaagtggtaggccaaaacaATATTGGAAAAGgttgagagttcaaatatctgtccctgaggtgcattctacacTAAgttggcctctccgctaggcgactgatgccgtatgttgtgggttcgaacccgattgaaaactagccgtatttggactaaggggccgtcgataataaaagctgacgcacgacaaacgtaattctttcgtttaggggggagggggtaaaagctcatttcgttttgtgtgcgtcaaaatcgcataaggattttctattgttttcgaagtgcgactttgcagcgagaacacaaaactaccttcgcgttcatcgagaacagaatgaccacaaaatacggagacagaaaagacaacgaaaagacatgaatgtgaaataaaaacttgtatgctttttcaacgtgaaacatgtaccggtatgtgaaacattttcctacatgCGAAAGACATTAAAGTGTTCTGtctaaaaaaaatgaaacacgtAAAGTGGAGATTTCCTGTGCCCCTCCGGTATATTTTCATGGGCATGCGGATCTgagaggtgcgtgtgggtttgtcagaaacggcatcataatacagggttctcaaaatttttgaagtaggcggaaaattcagaaaagtaggcggttagctaatgtgtgcaaccaggttccctgggggggggggggggggggggggggggggggggggggggggggaggggagataGTTCTAAGCAATTTCaagcattcttatacagtgtataaaaggctattccaacatacacacaggagggagggtttcagggagggggtCCCCTCCCAGaaagcaagaaatttttaaaatttgaagacattttggagtaatttcatgcattattgtactgtatgaaaaaccatttcagcatgagagtgttaaggattatttttaaatttgaagacatttctgagcaatttcatgcattcttatacagtgtataaaaggctatttcaacatacacaaagggggagggtttcaggaACGGGggtgggcaagaaatttttaaattttgaagacattttggagtaattttatgcattcttgtacagtattaaagaccgtttcagcatacagaataatcattatcattgccaattacaacatgttttcaaggataaagttttaaaaaaagtcagaaaaattaatttgatatcacttggGCCTGTCAACTAcattcagttgacaaggataatagcaaaatttcaccagactgttgtgtagaattatgtttagctcatgacttgaacaaacattttgaaatacatcctAGAATGGGGCCtagggttttcacaacccaggtaacgatccgctagaatcctgaccagcctggctgtacaaagtgttttactgatttaaataaacttgattgaagatacagtaaaatcaaagagtttattcaattcaatgaattgtaggaacacaattttcagtgattttaattcactgtactaatttcacaataaaacgaatccgcgagctgattattgattttttgctgatgttgaatataattgaaaaagagagctaaattttagtgttcatgtttgataaaacctcaaactataaacgacactgaacgccagcctgtactacactggtagtcaattgtaacacagtacacacaacgcgatatcggtcgacctgaaatttgacactgtgatcgacgtagcgtttcaaaagtacgaaaagtgagaccaagtaattttttgtttatttagatttgacctAAACCTCCCataaccaacagacaaagtcacaaaatcaaagtttcaagcgtcgactttctcttccgcgatgcacacaaccacagCCCCTCCACAAagcgcgatgtcgatcgacttgagttgaatattgacatcgtgatcgaccatggatagattgacgtggcgtttcgaaagtatgaacagtgagactcagtaacttgtggtcgctttagatttgatcaaaaacctaccaaacccatcagactaggccctacccttacgcagaaaaccaaagctctcaagcgtcgactttctcttccgcgtttgagcgaaacaaaagtcggcttcattcggaaatggtcggctattcgcgggcataacgtaattgtatgttagtccaattttcggctatacccgatgtgaacgtcggaataattcgggctgtgatcgggcgagcgaggttgacctcgagagcgatgcCCAGTGTatagtacaacacgttcgctgatcgcggtactacagtgatagcaacaagttcaccgcgtaaattgctagactacatatagccacatcggcacttctgaaatattatctgcggcttgcaagaccaccaaaaaaatctaattattgttatcaaaaccagaatttccggccagagagcgaaacagtgctgtaaagtaccggccaaaatacgaaagtagccggtcaatttggccggcatccggctaaaaatgaacacgctgataatacgaaattgatttcgcataagaactttcgttttgagaggggagggagggggtttcaagtaaaacgaaggaattacgtttcttgtgcgtcagcttttattatcgacggcccctaaacACACAGAAGTACAAGCTGTGGCTCAAGTGTCATCTTTTTATGTCTGTGTGCAAGTGTGTACACGTGTGACAACATTCCTATGTTTATTTCTAAATTGCAAggagaattgaacacatcacttctatcatattttattaTGGCTTACATCTTTTGAAATCTAGGTCTTGATGTTTGATAAACCTTTCAGTTcgaaaaagtttttaaaatgtttgtagAAAACCCCTTACTTCTTGGTGGATCATCACTGTCATGAGTTGTGTCCATCTCTCCTTTCTCAGAATCTTCAGCTTGTGTTTCTGTCACAGTGCCTACATATATGACCAAAACCAGAGTATCTGTTACATTTCATAAGGCAGTACAGTAAATGTTTGCTTCTATGTCCAGACTGAGGAATCCTGGGCTCATGATAAGTTGTAGTGCAAGTTAACATTACCTTAgggggtatgtttgtatttattcaccACGAAAGACACCCTAGCCCAGGGTTCCTCAGGAGTGCTATATGTTCATTACACTTCTTCAGTTACTGtggactattttattttcactggaatttattttagctgaaaccAGACTTTCAATGTTTCAATGTGATCTTATTTCACTTTGTCTGGTCTGACTATATGCAAAGtatagaaaattaaaattttcacttggatTTTATTTTAGTGGAAAAAAGGTCCAGCGAAAAttaattccaagtgaaaataaagtatttcacaGTAATATGAAATGACACATTAATCTACTGAAGAAGGAGCTGCATACATTATACCTGATTCAAGATCATCAGAAAATTTGAGGTACCTGGAAGACCACTGTGACACACACAACCATGGAATTCACTATCACCACCAGGTCATTCAGGTTAGAAAAAGTAATGTTTACATGAGTCTCTGCACGGCAAATTGATGACTATCATGTTTGGGTATACTTGAGGAAGCTTTAAAATGGTTAAGGCTGTTGACATTTGTTATGTTGGACTTTTTATACTTTACTGGTTTTAATGAACTTGACCTGATTGCAAAAGTGAAGCTTGGGGTCATAAAATTGAGTACAATGGATCCAGTATAGTTAACAAACAAGGGGTTCTAAAAATAACCTATACCTGGGCCTCTAAGTTTATGACATATGAACATTATTTGTAAACATGAATGTAaattaatgcaaatattttacattcataCACATAAATAATTTAGAATTATACAAATGTCCACttataaatgtaaataaattgaACTGCAGGAAAACTTGTTACAAACCTTCAGTTTCATTGAATTTCCTCTTTCCTGGTTTCAAATTTCCATCATTTGTTTGGTCTCCATCTTTGGTaatattttctctctttttatccttctttctcttcttctttGTGGAAATTTCAGACTCTGTGATGTTGCTCAAGGCTTGGTCCCCAGATTCTGTGTCATCAATTTTACGTTTCTTTTTGGTCTTCTTCTTTTTTCCTTCCTTCTTACTTTCTCCGTTTTCAACAGGTTCGTCTTCAGAGATCTGAATATCCTCCTGCATCActcttctcttcttctttttctttttggtTTTTTCTGAGCCCGCTGCATCAACGTCTTTTTCTATAGTTTGGTTCACACCGTtaactttatttttctcttttttcttttcttttctttctttctgtctttctccATTTTCAACAGCTTGCTCATCAATGTTTGGTAAATCCTCCCTCaccttcttctttttctttttcttggaATAATCAGATTGAGTGAGCTCAGAGTTGGAATTTAAGGCCTGGCTAACTGtcacagtttcatcaatttgatgCTTCTTCTtactcttcttcttcttcttttctttcttaGTTTCTCCATTCTCTACTAGTTTCTCGCCTTCCTTCGATTTTTTCGCTTTCTTCTCTTTATCCACTTTTTGAACTGTTTCATCTTCCTTGTCATCATGATCCCCATCCTTGTCTTTGTTCTTGACCTTGACTTCTTTCTCTTCCTTGTTTTCTTTTCCCTGTTGCGATTTCTGCTTGGCTGGTTCCTCTGACTTGCTAACTTCTGGCTTCTGTTCATTAACTGCAGTTTCAGCAGCCTTGGGCTCAGACTTTGCCTGTACATACagacaacaaatacacaaaAGATTATGTCAGATATATTCTTGATGATCTAAATGATAACACATACATAAGCTGAAGAAATTCAGTGACAAGCTTGTGAAATGAACACATAGGTGAAAAGGTTACATGGACAGAAAAATACTTTACCCCTTCATGCAAAATCATTCTTTACACCTTACAACAAATTTTTCAATAAGTCACAAAGCAATATAACTATATCCGCAACAAAAGCAAGCAAATGTTCCAAAATTTTTAACCTGGTCACCCTCAATtcactgtaaacaggtccaaaatcaACATACAGATCAATttgtttgggtcaaaccatgatgTTACGGTGACTTGAATAATGCCAACTTATCGTTTCTCATGAGTTGAAGTTAACACCATTCCACATGACAGCACAATTAGCAGCTGATGTTTAAATTTAGTGTGTCCAGAAgtttcattttgttggaataTGAGAGAGGTGATGTACTATGGGATGGTCTGGAGTCATTGCAACCTGCTATGGTGGGAATTGATAAGCCAATGAAGTTATACACTGATAATACAAACTTTAAACCATGGATCTGAAACAGGTACTGTCATCATTagtgtgagaaaaaaaaatacattaaactgtcatttgtgaagacttggCTGCAGCAATCAAAAAATTTCACTTCCTGAATGATATTTACAAGGtgctattttgtattttgttgcaaAAACTAATATGTTGGTACTTTTTTACAGCATTTttctgaaatacatgtacataccacCTGAAAACTGGAAAAATGTGACACTTTAAGATCATTGAGATTAATTATAGCCAGTAAAACTTGCCAGATTGATTGTTCTTTTAATaaacgcaaatttaacaaaaaatccACTCACCTCACGATTTGCTGAATCAAAAATCTTCCAGAGTTCTTCACATGTCTTTTGATCAGTGACCCGTATACTGTTATGCAGAAAGTTCTGTAAAGGAATAGTCAAATAGGGTTTACAAGTCTTGCTGTTGTAGTGGCTGGCAGGGCCTTTAATGTTTGACTCTGACACAGAGAAGACCATATGTAAGAAGTATTGTGTGATGGAAAATTGATGTACCGTATTCCTCCTATTATAAAacccccttttcagaaccaaaggTAACGGAAAAGCTGTGGGGGGCTGTataaacggatgtcaccgcGAAATCGAATGCCgtagttaatttatgctaattaatgcaatgttatgcaaattttatgccaattttttttttaattcacgcGAGCACTGcagacaactcatactttgtgatatcgactcatggCCATGCTGCGTTGATACTGACAGTCAAATCTGTACGgtattaattaaaattaatggagatctacaagttttgaaatttagcgTATTTGCCATAACCTCTTTTGCCaaacaatacgatagcaataaatGTTCGTATTTCGTGtatagataat of the Ptychodera flava strain L36383 chromosome 20, AS_Pfla_20210202, whole genome shotgun sequence genome contains:
- the LOC139120479 gene encoding cell growth-regulating nucleolar protein-like isoform X1, which produces MPCHLIQNIWYREALSSFWKYFSVKERDRTMVFFNCNACGQTVKKNQVEKHYQTKCPQCEVLSCLDCGKEFYGDEYNSHIRCITEDEKYGNMEEKASAGKLSKGEVKQANWLEKVKQASEAEKLSPRMAGLVKQVTGYINIPRKQAKFKNFLHNSIRVTDQKTCEELWKIFDSANREAKSEPKAAETAVNEQKPEVSKSEEPAKQKSQQGKENKEEKEVKVKNKDKDGDHDDKEDETVQKVDKEKKAKKSKEGEKLVENGETKKEKKKKKSKKKHQIDETVTVSQALNSNSELTQSDYSKKKKKKKVREDLPNIDEQAVENGERQKERKEKKKEKNKVNGVNQTIEKDVDAAGSEKTKKKKKKRRVMQEDIQISEDEPVENGESKKEGKKKKTKKKRKIDDTESGDQALSNITESEISTKKKRKKDKKRENITKDGDQTNDGNLKPGKRKFNETEGTVTETQAEDSEKGEMDTTHDSDDPPRKKFRWESTIKSVLETAEDNAMSIKKLRKKVLSEFWSQGGDHKLKREEDVLATFNRKIQKNKKFKVHKEKVKLAES
- the LOC139120479 gene encoding cell growth-regulating nucleolar protein-like isoform X2 encodes the protein MVFFNCNACGQTVKKNQVEKHYQTKCPQCEVLSCLDCGKEFYGDEYNSHIRCITEDEKYGNMEEKASAGKLSKGEVKQANWLEKVKQASEAEKLSPRMAGLVKQVTGYINIPRKQAKFKNFLHNSIRVTDQKTCEELWKIFDSANREAKSEPKAAETAVNEQKPEVSKSEEPAKQKSQQGKENKEEKEVKVKNKDKDGDHDDKEDETVQKVDKEKKAKKSKEGEKLVENGETKKEKKKKKSKKKHQIDETVTVSQALNSNSELTQSDYSKKKKKKKVREDLPNIDEQAVENGERQKERKEKKKEKNKVNGVNQTIEKDVDAAGSEKTKKKKKKRRVMQEDIQISEDEPVENGESKKEGKKKKTKKKRKIDDTESGDQALSNITESEISTKKKRKKDKKRENITKDGDQTNDGNLKPGKRKFNETEGTVTETQAEDSEKGEMDTTHDSDDPPRKKFRWESTIKSVLETAEDNAMSIKKLRKKVLSEFWSQGGDHKLKREEDVLATFNRKIQKNKKFKVHKEKVKLAES